DNA from Electrophorus electricus isolate fEleEle1 chromosome 5, fEleEle1.pri, whole genome shotgun sequence:
cctcatgctctctctccctacatatatacaaactggtgtgtgtatacacaccttctctctctgtggctgtcatcacacacactgagcccacccactttctttttttctctttctctctgcatctctccatCTTGTTCCCTGTTTCTCTATcttgcttttttctttcatgtttctcacttattctttttctctctgctgctcatctcaccccctccccttacaaacaccccccccccccacacacacacacaccctccccagGCCAGGAGAAGCCTTCAGAGCAGGAGGCGAGTGAGTCCAAGCCTCCAGAGAGCATCAACCGCTACGGCAGTATCAACTCTCTCGACTCCACCGCCTCCTCCGGGATTGGCAGCTACAGCACGCAGATGTCTGGCACCGACAACCCCGAGCAGTTCGAGGTCCTTAAACAGCAGAAGGAGATCATCGAACAAGGCATCGAGCTGTGAGCTGACCGCTGAGCACCCTGCGTCCAAAACACACTGCATGACCCATGACCTCTGTGTACGGGTCTGTGGGATGTGGACatactgtgtgtggtgttgcagAAACTGTAGGTGTTGTGATGACATGTTTTCTTCTTCTGAAGGTTCAACAAAAAACCAAAGAGAGGCATCCAGTACCTGCAAGAGCAAGGCATGCTGGGAACCACCCCTGAGGACATCGCCCAGTTCCTACATCAAGAGGAGAGGCTGGATTCTGTATGTTTAattaaagttacatttatatatatataacaaccAGATCTCTTGATCTGAAAAACACCAAACTCCTAAAAAAGGATTTTGGtggtttagtgttagtgtttcgGAGCCACTCGTTAGGGAGGTGTCATCCTCAGCACGTCTGGAGGGTGTCTCCTCCTTGCTGGGTGGCAGGGAGACATTACAGGAGGCTGAGACTGTGGGGGGGGGCCAACCTGGAGAGACACGACCCAAACGCGTGTTTGACATGTTACGAGGAAAAATGGAGATGTGAATGCCAGgaagtgtctgagtgtgtgtgtgtgtgtgtgtgtgtgtgtgtgtgtgtctgagtgtgtgtgtctgagtcagGAGCAGCAGTCACCCACTGAGatgctctgctgtgtctgtcaATACCGATGCTGTACTTTCACTACTGGCAAACAAACTGGCAATAAATATTGTGTTTACAAGGCTATTACAAGCTGTTATGGGAAACTGGTATATGAAAGACAAACGTGCGTGCgttcatatataatataatcgGGAATGGAAACCTGAACAATGTGATTTCAGCGTTTGTGTTCCGATTGAGTGAGAAGTGACTGATTCCCCTGTCTGGGTTCCAGATCCAAGCCGGAGAGTTTCTGGGAGACAACGATCGCGTCAGTAAGGAGGTGATGTATGCGTACGTGGACCAAATGGACTTCCAGGGCAAGGACTTTGTCTCCGCTCTCCGCATGTTCTTAGAGGGCTTCAGACTTCCAGGAGAAGCCCAGAAGATTGATCGTCTGATGGAGAAATTTGCTGCTAGATACTTAGAATGCAACCAAGGGTGAGAGAAGAACTTCTAATCTCAGCGTTCCTCAGAAAGGCTTCACTGCTGCAGATGCATTTGAGGTGTCTGGTTTGTTTCTATGTCATGGATTCTTGTGTTTCTGTCTTATCTGCGTGTTTTTCTATGTAGGCAAACGTTGTTCGCGAGTGCAGACACTGCTTATGTTCTCGCTTACTCCATCATCATGCTGACCACAGACCTCCACAGTCCGCAGGCGAGTGTGTTCACGCTGCTACTTCTCAGCTGCAACCTCCttccatttcacacacatttttgtttttcccgtggctgtgcaaaaaaaaaaagttaatatctTCTGAGTAGAGAGAAACATTTGTCCAAGAAAACATGAACCTGCCCAACTGCATGAGTAGAACTAGTGAGAGATTTTATTGTTTCGTTTCCGATTCAAACAGGTAAAGAATAAAATGACCAAAGAACAATATATAAAGATGAATCGTGGGATTAATGACAGTAAGGACCTGCCAGAGGAGTACCTGTCAGCCATTTACGACGAAATCGCTGGCAAGAAGATCTCCATGAAGGAGACAAAGGAACTGACCCTCAAATCAAGCAAGCAAAGTGAGTCGTGCCAGGGGGGTCTGTCTTAGCTGTCGCCCGGCTGTTCACAGAAATAACCAGAAACTCCTCCCATGTCATCAATATCAGGATCTTGTTTAGTAAACAGCATGGTTTCAGGCTAGTCCAGTCCTGTttggttttattaattttaatcagTTATAGTGCTACATTAATGTTATCAAACACACTTGCATAATACATGATACCAGTACGTCAGCAGAAATGGTAAAATGACTCAGCAAAACTGCTTAGTAGTAAACTGATTCCTCATCGCTGATGTACTGAAGTGCGGCGAGACGGCAAAGGAAAGTAAGggctgttctgggatcagtggTTGGTGGGTGAGGGTGATGTGGGCTGAGCAATGTGTGTGCTCTGCCGCTGATGCTGGGACAGGCGTGGCCAGTGAGAAACAGAGGCGGTTGCTCTACAATGTGGAGATGGAGCAGATGGCCAAGACCGCCAAGGCCCTGATGGAGGCTGTGAGTCACGTACAGGCACCCTTCACCAGCGCCACACACCTGGAGCACGTGAGGCCCATGTTTAaggtacagacacactcacacacactactacagtactactactgagggaggggctttggagggGTGGGGTCAAAGGAAGGGGCGGGGCCTCAAACCTCTCCCCCATGGTCTGTTGTCCACAGTTGGCGTGGACGCCCTTCCTGGCTGCCTTCAGCGTGGGCTTGCAGGACTGTGACGACCCCGAGGTGGCATCTCTGTGCCTGGAGGGCATTCGCTGTGCTATCCGCATTGCCTGCATCTTCACCATCCAGGTGCGCAAAGCCGGAAACCCGCCGCTGGTTCTTCCCGGGTCTGATGACACGTTCAGCTGCTGTTCGTGCGTGCACTTTTAATGCCACCTGGGATTAAAATCCGTGTCATTAATTTCCACATCGGCTCTAATTGCCAGTTAAGGCTCTAGTTAGCAGTCTGATCTAGTTAGCGGTCcagttttaatgttattaacatGAAAGATTGGAAATTTTGTACTAATGTTGAGCTATTGAACACTagtattgattgattgattgtttggTATTTCaaacttctagtcatcagcagtgatccctgtattctacagtattctagttcattggtatgttggactctgacctactgtactgtactagcatgtattctatgaggaaatgacaaagcactttgtaagtcgctctagataagagtgtctgctaaatgatgtaaaatgcATGCAGGCTGTACCATCACAGAGCACAGGGGGAAACATTTATAGGCTGTaccatcacagagagcacaggggGACACATTTATAGGCGGTaccatcacagagagcacaggggGAGGCATTTATAGGCTGTaccatcacagagagcacaggggGACACATTTATAGGTGGTaccatcacagagagcacaggggGAGACATTTATAGGTGGTaccatcacagagagcacaggggGAGACATTTATAGGCTGTACCATCACAGAGAGCCCACAAGAGAGGCATATTTATAGGCTGTGCTATTACAGTGAATATGAGGAGACATTTACAGGCTGTACCACTTTGGCCAGTGGAGGGAAGTTCTTGAATGTTGGCCTGTTGTGGTTCCTTCCAGTTGGAGCGTGATGCATACGTTCAGGCCTTGGCGAGGTTCACCCTCCTCACAGCCAGCTCGGGGATCACAGAGATGAAGCAGAAGAATATCGACACCATTAAAACACTCATCACTGTGGCGCACACAGACGGAAACTACCTGGGAAACTCCTGGCATgaggtgagctgtgtgtgctgaTCACCACCACGAGACCACATCAGACATCACACTGAACGTTCGCGCGTGTGCAGACCCACACAGAAGTTGTGTTTAACGTGACACTGTACGTCTGTCactcctaaacatcagcatcctacaaataataaacacactCGGCTTCCAGAGTTTTTCTGACATTTAGAGGAACCTCACAGCTTTTTATCACTACTTCCTGCTTGTCCAACAAAGGGGTATGTGCCTGcgtgtctgcacgtgtgtgtgtgtgtgtgtgtgtgtgtgtcctgcagatTCTGAAGTGCATTAGTCAGTTGGAGCTGGCCCAGCTCATCGGGACAGGTGTGAAGACCCGTTACATCTCTGGTAGCGCCCGGGGTAAAGACGGTTTCATCAGCAGTGCCAGAGAGCAGACCTCAGACGAGTACCTGGGCCTCGGTCAGTACCAGTACTCCAACATCAGAACCAGAACCAATACCAACATCATAACACACATCCGGTCGTAGCGTTTAAACCCAGACTGCTCTGCTGGGACCCTCAGTCTCCAGTGTTTTTTGTCTCGTTTCCCAGGAGCTCTGAGCACCTACCACAAGTGTGCTGGCTGCCAGAGAGAGCAAACATCTGGACCAGATGTGCAAAAACACCTTGACAGCCTTGAAAATGGATCTGCCACACCAGggctgattctgtgtgtgtgtgtatgtgtgtgtgtgtttcctcagtGGGAGGTAATGTGGACCGTAAGCAGATTGCCAGTATCCAGGAGTCCATCGGTGAGACCAGCTCCCAGAGCGTGGTGGTTGCTGTCGACAGGTCAGAGACGTTTCTCATCTCAATCTCCAGATTTCCTTACACTATAATAACAAATCCCTGGTTAATATCATCACTAATATTGTCatggttttcatttttgtagAATATTTACAGGGTCTACTAGATTGGACGGTAACGCTATTGGTGGGTGTTGTTTTATCATcatataattacaataaattatATGTAGTTATTACTTTGCGTAGCTTTGTGATTGTCTTGGAGGGGCATTTTTGGAGAGCTCACTTAGGAACACTGTTTGCAGTGGATTTTGTGCGCTGGCTGTGTGCGGTGTCCATGGATGAGCTCgcctctcccacacacccacgcatgttCAGCCTGCAGAAGATTGTGGAGATCTCCTACTACAACATGGGCCGCATCCGCCTGCAGTGGTCCAGGATCTGGGAggtgatcggtgatcacttcaACAAGGTGAGAGACCACTGCCGTGAGCAGGACTCATCAACAGTAGACGTCTCAGATGTACGAGTGCTGTCATGTGAGGGATTATACAAGTCATTTCTTTATCTccctattttctctctctctctctctctctctctctctctctctctctctctctctctctctctctctcaggttggCTGTAATCCCAACGAGGATGTTGCTATCTTTGCAGTGGATTCCCTCAGACAGTTGTCCATGAAATTTTTAGAAAAAGGAGAATTGGCTAATTTCAGATTTCAGAAGGACTTTTTACGGCCGTTTGAGCACATAATGAAAAAGAACAGgtaagcacatgcacacgcgcgcacacacacacacctcagaggAATAACACACCTCAGGTTTCGTAGTTGGCTGGTGGTGATGTTCTAATCCTGAGTCATGTGTATGGAGTTAAAGATGTCCAGACCTGTTCTTCCCGCCATATTGTTACAGTAAAAAGTCAACAGGATGTTCGAGGGGTGTGAttatggcgtgtgtgtgtggccacgcAGGGCCCCAGTTCCACATTTCACTATGTGTTGACATAACGTGGGAGTGAAGTTCAGTCTGACTCAGGCCTGCACCCACGACCCCATGACCCCACGACCCCTCACCACCtgctcttgtttgtgtgttttgagtttaGTCCCACCTCCTCATGTGTTCAACAGAGCCTTTATTTTCCTCACTGGACAAGAGACTCGAGTCAGGAATTCCTTACATGTAGGAGAAAACTCCTGTAGACATGATGGCGGGTAGGACTgatatctgtgtgcgtgtgtgtgtgtgtgtgtgtgtgtgtgtgtgtgtgcgcgtgtgtgtgtgttgttgacaCCGACAGGTCACCCACTATCAGGGACATGGTAGTGCGCTGCATTGCTCAGATGGTGAACTCCCAGGCAGGGAACATCCGCTCCGGCTGGAAGAATATCTTCTCCGTGTTCCATCTGGCTGCGTCCGACCAGGACGAGAGCATCGTGGAGCTGGCCTTCCAGACCACCGGACACATCGTCAGTAAGTCGCCTGCCTTGGATGTAGATTTTGGATGTAGTCTTCTGGCTAGCTCTTAGCAAGGCTATCCATCATTGATACAGTGTCTGTGgaaatcctgacaaaacagaacatGGTGGTGGACCAGAGATGGCCATAAATTTCTTTTCAGTCTTTTGGCCGAGATTGGCTGTGTTCTGTAGTTTTGTATAGTGACTCCCTGGGGGCGCTGGCagtcactctctcctctctcacagcgAACGTATTTGAGAAACATTTCCCCGCCACCATCGACTCCTTCCAGGATGCAGTGAAATGTCTGTCTGAGTTTGCTTGCAATGCCTCCTTCCCCGACACCAGCATGGAGGCCATCCGCCTCATCCGCCACTGCGCTAAATACGTCTCCGACAGACCTCAGGTCAGCCAAGAGTGCAACACTTCAGACTGGTGTTACAGCAACACAGAGCGAGAGCTGCACTGGGAGCAGGAGTCCATGTGTCTTAATGTCTGAATCCCTGACACTGTGTGTTGGCCCGTGCAGGCGTTTAAAGACTACACCAGTGATGACATGAACGTTGCCCCGGAGGACCGAGTCTGGGTGCGAGGGTGGTTCCCTATCCTGTTCGAACTGTCCTGTATCATCAACAGATGCAAACTGGACGTCAGGACCAGGTGTGTGCGGCGACGTATCCATGTTCACAACCCAGCAAGGGTTAACATCACTTCTGCTAGCTCATTGGTCAAGACCAGCCTTTTGTGCTAACCAAAAAAAGGGAACCTCTATGCTCAAACCTCTAATCTCTACCAACACGGTTAAACTCTCTGTGGCTTTTCAGTTGTTGGATATTGTCTGTATAAACTGTAGTCTCACAACATCGGGTAGTTCTAGAAGTTCCTCATGTCTTCAGTCTTCAGTGAGTCTGAAACATAAATGTACGATTCGAGTTTGGTGCGATGGCAGTCCTGTTGTGTTTGCATGATTACAGTGAAGTAGATGAGGTGAttaaacttctctctctctctcctctctctctctctctctctctctctctctctctctctctctctctctaagggGTCTGACGGTAATGTTCGAGGTGATGAAAACCTACGGTCACACTTATGAGAAGCACTGGTGGCAGGACCTGTTCCGTATCGTCTTCAGAATCTTCGACAACATGAAGCTGCCCGAGCAACAGACAGAGGTCAGTCTCGCCGCACTGGTCTGCTCCAGCTCTGATTGGTCCAATCTGAGCTCTGGTTTGCTCGTGTGTCTGAGTTTaatctttgtgtgtctgtgcagaagGCAGAGTGGATGACAACGACGTGCAACCATGCCCTTTATGCCATCTGTGACGTGTTCACGCAGTACTTCGAGTCTCTTAGTGGAGTTCTGCTAGACAACATCCTCTCTCAGCTCTACTGGTGTGTGCAGCAAGGTGAGAGAGCCCACagcacagcctcacacagcctCGCAtgccctcacacaccctcacacggTGTGAGAGAGTCCACAGCTCAGCCTCACACGGTGTGAGAGAGCCCACAGCACAGCCTCACAcgccctcacacaccctcacaaggTGAGAGAGAGCCCATAGCACAGCCTCACACACCCTCAACCTCACTCAACCACCCTTACATGCCCTCAACCACCCTCAACTACCCTCACCAACCCTCAAccaccctcacctcctcctctaacccctctctctctctctctctctctctctctctctctctctctctctctctctctttctctctccatttcccctGACAGATAATGAGCAACTCGCTCGGTCTGGCACCAACTGTCTGGAGAACGTGGTCATTCTGAATGGAGAGAAGTTTGCACCTGAGACCTGGGACAAGACATGCAGCTGCATGCTAGACATCTTCAAGACCACCATCCCGCACACGTGAGTCCTGCCTGGcatcgccccctgctggctcgAGCTGTCAGTGCAGTGGATCAATACCATCTGAAGCAGGGGTTTGATTAtctgtgtcctgtctctctctcaggttgtTGACGTGGAGGCCGGCGGTTGCCGAGGGCGATCAGACGAGACAACTGgactcagacagacagctggtaAGCAaacgagtgagtgagtgtgtgtgttttctttgtgatCGTTTTAGGACAGGATTACACTTTGTTGTTCCTCTTGGCAACATTTGTTTGTCAGCCTAGTTAAACTTTACCGAATGTTTTTAGGTTATTTGTTTATAGTTCCTATTTTGCTGCTGATCGCATTGTCATTTGTCGCTGGCAGGACTCCATATCCCAGAAGTCTTTGGATATCCAGACTCGGGTGGAGGACCACCCGTCCATGAGCAGTGTGGAGAACAGGAGACAGAGTCAGTACAGTGTGGCATCAGGCAAGTCCAGAGTTGAGTGGGGACACGGTATCGGGGTGTGGGGACACAATGTGGGGACACATTTTCACTTAAGCTTTCAAACTTCTATTTGGTCCACTGGCAACTGATTAAAAGGGAAAGCTTTAGTTAATGTGtacgtgtgggcgtgtgtgtgtcctgcagacGTTCAGGAGCAAAGGCTGTTCTCAGCTCTCCTAATTAAGTGTGTGGTCCAGCTGGAGCTGATCCAGACTATCGACAACATCGTCTTCTTCCCGGCAACCAGTAAGAAGGAGGACGCTGAGAACTTCGCTGCTGCCCAGGTGCAGAAATACACCTACACGAATGAATTTAAAAcacttctgtgtctgtctgtgtgtgtgtgtgtctctgcctgcctcAGCaggcctgtgtatgtgtgtgcacacatggtCATGTGTCTGATAATCTGTTAATGTGCGCGTGATTCCGtgtacgtgtgggtgtgtgtgcacgcgcatgtgcgTATATTGTAGTTTAATGTTCTTTTACATTTCTGAGTGAGCTTATTTTTAAGACTTACACCTTTACCACAGACTGAACCTTAACTCGAAcccttacgtgtgtgtgtctgcgtttgtgtctgttcctgtgtcctGGTGCGTGCGGTGCAGAGGGACACACTGGACACGGATGTCCACGTGCAGACTCAGGATCAGGGCATGTACCGCTACCTGACCTCTGAGCAGCTCCTCAAACTCCTTGACTGCCTGCTGGAGTCTCACAGTTTCGCCAAGGCCTTCAACTCCAGTCACGAGCAGAGGACTGCCCTCTGGAGGGCTGGTGCGTCCCCGACGtgcgcacgcaagcacacacccacacacacacacacacacacgtgcacacacccacaccctacGTCTGCTAGCGCACCTTCTCATGACTAAATGTCAAACTCCTACTGAGAGCCAACAAAATTGCTTGATTTGTGATTTTATAGTTTGTATCTCTAAGGGCTGTTCACTGAACACTTATCTGATATCCGATCACCGAACACACGCTTATCTGATATCCGATCaccgaacacacacatatctgatATCCGTTCAACGAAAACACACTTATCTGATATCcgatcactgaacacacacttatCTGATAGGTCATCTTGGGTTGTCTACTGCAAAGAATTTGTGTCTGGTGTACAGATCCTCTGCTTTGAcatggacactgtgtgtgtgtgtgtgtgcgcgtgtgtgtgtcaggtttcaAAGGGAAGTCCAAGCCCAACCTCCTGAAACAGGAGACCAGCAGTCTTGCCTGTGGCCTGCGGATCCTCTTCCGTATGTACATGGACCCGGGAAGGCAGGATGCCTGGGAGGAGGTGCAGACACGTCTGCTCAAGtaagatctctctctcacacacacacacacacacacacacacacacacacacacacacacacacgccgcagCGTAATCTGTGTATGTAATGAAGCCCGCTGAGATGGATGTAGCTGCTCTGGCCTCTTCAGATTACAGTGTGGAGATTATTTCCTCCCAGCCATAGTTAGCCACGAGAGTATAATCTTTATTGAGATGATACACACACTTAATATCGTGTACATTCAGCAGTTTTAGGCTGTGGGGGTTTTTGCCTGCTGGTGTTATAGCTGTGGATTTCCAGAGTAGCAGTGAGGGACAGCAGAGTTTCTACATCTCATTAGCGGGAACGTTTGAGGGCTCAGGGTGAGTCCAGTGTGAAGAGTCTGAAGTCAAGGTGGAAGAAACCCACTGAGGAGGAGTGTTGTAAACTCTGCTTGGACGTAAAGACACACATTACGCCCTTATTGTGAGATTATGGAATATTCCATAATCTGCTACTGGGTCCTGAGCTTCTCAGGAGAGTTTCCCTGGATGTCTTTCcactagtgtgtgtggttactgcACTGgttatgtgagagtgtgtgtgtgtccatggaTTTGATGGGTGattagtgtgcgtgtgagtagtgtgtgtgggtgtggtttgtaTTCTGTGTGCAGTTTGTTcagtttatggtgtgtgtggtctgtgtatgtgctgtgtatTCAGTGTgcggtctgggtgtgtgtggggtgtgtattcAGTGTGCAGcctttgtgtttagtgtgtgcagtgatgctgtGGCCTATTTCCTCACCCTGACATCGGAGAGCCACCGTGAGGCTTGGACCAACCTGctactcctcttcctcaccaaAGCGCTGAAGATCAGTGATGACAGGGTGAGCAGCTCTGGGTGCTGGAGACTCTATACGCATTTTATTTTCCGTGGTAAAGTAGTTCACTATTGAAACGGTGCATCATGAAGAACAGGCCACAGTGAAAGATGTTCATCATTGACAGTTCCATCTAGAATGAGTAGAACTGATCAGTTAAACAGTAGTGGGACAGAATTGGGTCCAAAACCCAAATAAAACAGCTGGATGATCAGTGCCTGACCCCAGGgctggatacacacacaaaccagatCATTTAAAAACCAGTTCATTGATACTGAAGCCAGgcttgtttattttctctgaGGGCTGCAGTTCTCTGAAGTGTCTTCAGCCCAGAGATATATGAGTGACTGAGCAGACAGCGTGTAATCCATCTTAACCGCACTCCTGATGAATGACTGAGTCAAGATCAGACACTCATCTTAACAAATTATGAACAGTAACAAATGATCACTACAGAAGTGTTGCTTCCCTGAGGTCTAGCTCAGTTCTTTCAGGGAGTCCCCTCACTACCTACTCACGCAAATATGAAAGAGAATCATAGCGTAGTTACGGGCTTTCTGTGCATTTGATTTTATCAAATCTATCCTAGTTTGAGACTGACAACGCAAATTAAGATCAGTTAAATCTGCTGTCATTACACCTGAGCGTGCAGAAGTGTAATTGTACAAGcatgtgtgcctgcgtgtgctTTCATGCTCGTGTACGTGTGTCCCCAGTTCAAGGCCCACGCCACACGCTACTACCCCCTGCTGTGTGAGCTCATGCAGTTCGACCTCATCCCAGAGCTGAGAGCCGTGCTGCGCAAGTTCTTCCTGCGCATCGGCATGGTCTTCCAGATTGCCCCCGCCCTGGAGCCTGAGCAGGGGGTGTGTCCAGAGGGCTCGTCCAACCCTGGGGCTCCCTGTGAGGCCTAGAGACAGAGGTGCCTGCCCCCTCTGTGGCAGCGGTTCGGATGTCGCTTGTTCCATCGGCCGTCCAAGTTTAATAACATGACTGGTCCCTGATCTATCTCCGTGGCGAGGGGCGCCAGAGAggctggagaagaggagagtgtATCGGTAAGGTTTCTAGGTGATT
Protein-coding regions in this window:
- the arfgef1 gene encoding brefeldin A-inhibited guanine nucleotide-exchange protein 1 isoform X1: MHEGKRTKNMFLTRALEKILADKEVRKAHHAQLRKACEVALEEIKAESEKLSSSAAGDSKSSSSTLPPIKSKTSFIEADKYFLPFELACQSKCPRIVSTSLDCLQKLIAYGHLTGSAPDSTAPGKKLIDRIMETICGCFQGPQTDEGVQLQIIKALLTAVTSQHIEIHEGTVLQAVRTCYNIYLASKNLINQTTAKATLTQMLNVIFARMENQALQEAKQMERERQRQPSPCSQQEPETPGTPGTPGMVLSQQLNGGQAELHRPPYESPEPENGSHLCPVENEQTEADQATAAAQSAAENSTDVEDEGRPNYENEAQEIVQSILQGVVNTIAGDAMESRAGEAEPAEVTPTSLEEEGGLGSDSENVHANGIPGTPISASFAPSLPDDRLSVSSSDTQECVAPAGTAPIAKFSHILQKDAFLVFRSLCKLSMKPLSDGPPDPKSHELRSKVLSLQLLLSILQNAGPIFKTNEMFTNAIKQYLCVALSKNGVSSVPEVFDLSLSIFLTLLSNFKTHLKMQIEVFFKEIFLYILETSTSSYHHKWMVIQTLTRICADAQSVVDIYVNYDCDLNAANIFERLVNDLSKIAQGRAGHELGTTPLQELTLRKKGLQCLVSILKCMVEWSKDQYVNPNSQTSLGQEKPSEQEASESKPPESINRYGSINSLDSTASSGIGSYSTQMSGTDNPEQFEVLKQQKEIIEQGIELFNKKPKRGIQYLQEQGMLGTTPEDIAQFLHQEERLDSIQAGEFLGDNDRVSKEVMYAYVDQMDFQGKDFVSALRMFLEGFRLPGEAQKIDRLMEKFAARYLECNQGQTLFASADTAYVLAYSIIMLTTDLHSPQVKNKMTKEQYIKMNRGINDSKDLPEEYLSAIYDEIAGKKISMKETKELTLKSSKQSVASEKQRRLLYNVEMEQMAKTAKALMEAVSHVQAPFTSATHLEHVRPMFKLAWTPFLAAFSVGLQDCDDPEVASLCLEGIRCAIRIACIFTIQLERDAYVQALARFTLLTASSGITEMKQKNIDTIKTLITVAHTDGNYLGNSWHEILKCISQLELAQLIGTGVKTRYISGSARGKDGFISSAREQTSDEYLGLVGGNVDRKQIASIQESIGETSSQSVVVAVDRIFTGSTRLDGNAIVDFVRWLCAVSMDELASPTHPRMFSLQKIVEISYYNMGRIRLQWSRIWEVIGDHFNKVGCNPNEDVAIFAVDSLRQLSMKFLEKGELANFRFQKDFLRPFEHIMKKNRSPTIRDMVVRCIAQMVNSQAGNIRSGWKNIFSVFHLAASDQDESIVELAFQTTGHIVTNVFEKHFPATIDSFQDAVKCLSEFACNASFPDTSMEAIRLIRHCAKYVSDRPQAFKDYTSDDMNVAPEDRVWVRGWFPILFELSCIINRCKLDVRTRGLTVMFEVMKTYGHTYEKHWWQDLFRIVFRIFDNMKLPEQQTEKAEWMTTTCNHALYAICDVFTQYFESLSGVLLDNILSQLYWCVQQDNEQLARSGTNCLENVVILNGEKFAPETWDKTCSCMLDIFKTTIPHTLLTWRPAVAEGDQTRQLDSDRQLDSISQKSLDIQTRVEDHPSMSSVENRRQSQYSVASDVQEQRLFSALLIKCVVQLELIQTIDNIVFFPATSKKEDAENFAAAQRDTLDTDVHVQTQDQGMYRYLTSEQLLKLLDCLLESHSFAKAFNSSHEQRTALWRAGFKGKSKPNLLKQETSSLACGLRILFRMYMDPGRQDAWEEVQTRLLNVCSDAVAYFLTLTSESHREAWTNLLLLFLTKALKISDDRFKAHATRYYPLLCELMQFDLIPELRAVLRKFFLRIGMVFQIAPALEPEQGVCPEGSSNPGAPCEA
- the arfgef1 gene encoding brefeldin A-inhibited guanine nucleotide-exchange protein 1 isoform X2, which gives rise to MHEGKRTKNMFLTRALEKILADKEVRKAHHAQLRKACEVALEEIKAESEKLSSAAGDSKSSSSTLPPIKSKTSFIEADKYFLPFELACQSKCPRIVSTSLDCLQKLIAYGHLTGSAPDSTAPGKKLIDRIMETICGCFQGPQTDEGVQLQIIKALLTAVTSQHIEIHEGTVLQAVRTCYNIYLASKNLINQTTAKATLTQMLNVIFARMENQALQEAKQMERERQRQPSPCSQQEPETPGTPGTPGMVLSQQLNGGQAELHRPPYESPEPENGSHLCPVENEQTEADQATAAAQSAAENSTDVEDEGRPNYENEAQEIVQSILQGVVNTIAGDAMESRAGEAEPAEVTPTSLEEEGGLGSDSENVHANGIPGTPISASFAPSLPDDRLSVSSSDTQECVAPAGTAPIAKFSHILQKDAFLVFRSLCKLSMKPLSDGPPDPKSHELRSKVLSLQLLLSILQNAGPIFKTNEMFTNAIKQYLCVALSKNGVSSVPEVFDLSLSIFLTLLSNFKTHLKMQIEVFFKEIFLYILETSTSSYHHKWMVIQTLTRICADAQSVVDIYVNYDCDLNAANIFERLVNDLSKIAQGRAGHELGTTPLQELTLRKKGLQCLVSILKCMVEWSKDQYVNPNSQTSLGQEKPSEQEASESKPPESINRYGSINSLDSTASSGIGSYSTQMSGTDNPEQFEVLKQQKEIIEQGIELFNKKPKRGIQYLQEQGMLGTTPEDIAQFLHQEERLDSIQAGEFLGDNDRVSKEVMYAYVDQMDFQGKDFVSALRMFLEGFRLPGEAQKIDRLMEKFAARYLECNQGQTLFASADTAYVLAYSIIMLTTDLHSPQVKNKMTKEQYIKMNRGINDSKDLPEEYLSAIYDEIAGKKISMKETKELTLKSSKQSVASEKQRRLLYNVEMEQMAKTAKALMEAVSHVQAPFTSATHLEHVRPMFKLAWTPFLAAFSVGLQDCDDPEVASLCLEGIRCAIRIACIFTIQLERDAYVQALARFTLLTASSGITEMKQKNIDTIKTLITVAHTDGNYLGNSWHEILKCISQLELAQLIGTGVKTRYISGSARGKDGFISSAREQTSDEYLGLVGGNVDRKQIASIQESIGETSSQSVVVAVDRIFTGSTRLDGNAIVDFVRWLCAVSMDELASPTHPRMFSLQKIVEISYYNMGRIRLQWSRIWEVIGDHFNKVGCNPNEDVAIFAVDSLRQLSMKFLEKGELANFRFQKDFLRPFEHIMKKNRSPTIRDMVVRCIAQMVNSQAGNIRSGWKNIFSVFHLAASDQDESIVELAFQTTGHIVTNVFEKHFPATIDSFQDAVKCLSEFACNASFPDTSMEAIRLIRHCAKYVSDRPQAFKDYTSDDMNVAPEDRVWVRGWFPILFELSCIINRCKLDVRTRGLTVMFEVMKTYGHTYEKHWWQDLFRIVFRIFDNMKLPEQQTEKAEWMTTTCNHALYAICDVFTQYFESLSGVLLDNILSQLYWCVQQDNEQLARSGTNCLENVVILNGEKFAPETWDKTCSCMLDIFKTTIPHTLLTWRPAVAEGDQTRQLDSDRQLDSISQKSLDIQTRVEDHPSMSSVENRRQSQYSVASDVQEQRLFSALLIKCVVQLELIQTIDNIVFFPATSKKEDAENFAAAQRDTLDTDVHVQTQDQGMYRYLTSEQLLKLLDCLLESHSFAKAFNSSHEQRTALWRAGFKGKSKPNLLKQETSSLACGLRILFRMYMDPGRQDAWEEVQTRLLNVCSDAVAYFLTLTSESHREAWTNLLLLFLTKALKISDDRFKAHATRYYPLLCELMQFDLIPELRAVLRKFFLRIGMVFQIAPALEPEQGVCPEGSSNPGAPCEA